In a genomic window of Cuculus canorus isolate bCucCan1 chromosome Z, bCucCan1.pri, whole genome shotgun sequence:
- the IDUA gene encoding alpha-L-iduronidase isoform X3 — MNGNFYYNFTALDNLMDHLWENKLIPGFELMGNPSGYFLDFEDKEQVVRWRNLITFLARRYIDKYGLEHVAKWNFETWNEPDHHDFDNVSMTVKGFLNYYDACSEGLRVASPLLKFGGPGDSFHPLPKSPICWSLLCHCYNGTNFFTGETGIRLDYISLHKKGGGSSLYILQQEVEAVEQIQKLFPNFTSVAIYNDEADPMVGWSVPQLWRADVTYAAMVVKVIVQHQNLIISKANNTINYTLLSNDNAFLSYYPHYFTQRTLTARFQMNNTKPPHVQMVRKPVLTVMGLLALLGEKQIFSEVNSSEGISTENSTIGVLASVHNPSKRQPSDSWQATLLMYSSEDNRTSSNISTVTVNATHFPKLREMVFVTYYLDNNQTNPYLVWKKLGSPDFPSPEQFQQIRDAEDPVATGPFPFPEDCILTLKQDLPIPSVFLIHICARPRSVPGQVTGVRLIPLTKGQVIVLWDDECVNSKCIKTFEVQFSPDGKAYHRINAKDTIFTLWVYSPGSSVSGFYRVRAIDYWGDAGLPSLPVKYVESFK; from the exons ATGAATGGGAATTTTTACTACAATTTTACTGCCTTGGATAACCTTATGGATCATCTGTGGGAAAATAAGCTAATTCCAG GATTTGAGTTGATGGGGAATCCATCAGGATATTTTTTGGATTTTGAAGATAAAGAACAGGTAGTAAGATGGAGGAACTTAATTACATTTCTGGCCAGGAGATACATAG ATAAGTACGGATTGGAGCATGTTGCTAAATGGAATTTTGAAACATGGAATGAACCAGACCACCATGACTTTGACAATGTGTCTATGACAGTGAAGG GGTTTCTCAACTATTATGATGCTTGCTCAGAAGGATTAAGAGTAGCCAGTCCTCTACTGAAATTTGGAGGGCCTGGGGATTCCTTTCACCCCTTACCCAAGTCACCCATATGCTGGAGTCTTCTGTGTCATTGCTACAATGGAACCAACTTCTTCACAGGAGAGACTGGTATAAGGCTAGACTACATCTCTCTCCATAAAAAG ggaggtgggagTTCTCTCTACATCTTGCAACAGGAAGTAGAAGCAGTTGAACAAATTCAGAAGCTGTTCCcaaattttacttctgttgCCATATACAACGATGAAGCAGATCCAATGGTTGGATGGTCCGTTCCGCAACTGTGGCGAGCTGATGTGACTTACGCAGCTATGGTTGTAAAG GTAATCGTTCAGCATCAAAACCTGAtcatttccaaagcaaacaacACCATCAACTACACACTGCTGAGTAATGACAATGCCTTCTTGAGCTACTACCCTCATTACTTCACACAGCGGACTCTGACAGCACGTTTTCAGATGAACAATACAAAGCCACCTCATGTCCAGATGGTGCGGAAGCCAGTGCTGACTGTCATGGGCTTGCTGGCACTGCTAG gagaaaagcagatattttcagaagtgaacAGCAGTGAAGGCATAAGTACTGAAAACAGCACAATTGGTGTCCTGGCATCTGTGCACAACCCAAGTAAGAGGCAACCCTCAGACAGCTGGCAAGCTACTCTACTGATGTATTCAAGTGAGGATAACAGGACTTCATCCAACATCAGCACCGTCACAGTGAATGCCACACACTTCCCCAAACTTAGAG AGATGGTGTTTGTGACATATTACCTGGATAACAACCAAACCAATCCCTACCTGGTGTGGAAAAAGCTAGGAAGCCCTGACTTTCCTTCCCCAGAACAGTTCCAGCAAATAAGGGATGCTGAG GACCCAGTGGCAACAGGCCCATTCCCATTTCCTGAAGATTGCATCCTGACACTGAAGCAAGATCTTCCCATTCCCTCAGTCTTTCTTATCCACATCTGTGCAAGACCTAGATCTGTTCCTGGTCAA GTGACTGGTGTTCGTTTGATCCCTCTCACAAAGGGGCAGGTCATTGTGTTGTGGGACGATGAATGTGTAAATTCAAA aTGTATAAAGACTTTTGAAGTGCAATTCTCACCAGATGGAAAAGCATACCATAGGATTAATGCCAAAGACACAATATTCACTCTCTGGGTCTACAGTCCAG